A genomic segment from Flavobacterium litorale encodes:
- a CDS encoding 2Fe-2S iron-sulfur cluster-binding protein, with product MAQDITIKITDREGQVHEVQAPTDMAMNVMELCRSYELAPEGTIGVCGGMAMCASCQCYVLNDVELPEMEPDEEAMLSEAFYVKPNSRLGCQIHITEDLDGLEIELAPES from the coding sequence ATGGCACAAGATATAACTATAAAAATAACCGATAGGGAAGGGCAGGTACACGAGGTGCAGGCACCTACCGATATGGCAATGAACGTTATGGAACTCTGCCGCTCGTACGAGTTGGCTCCCGAAGGTACTATAGGTGTGTGTGGTGGTATGGCAATGTGTGCCTCTTGCCAGTGCTATGTGCTTAACGATGTGGAATTGCCAGAAATGGAACCTGATGAAGAAGCTATGCTATCGGAAGCGTTTTATGTAAAACCGAATAGCCGATTGGGTTGCCAAATTCATATAACTGAAGATTTGGATGGCTTGGAAATTGAACTTGCACCAGAATCGTAA
- a CDS encoding 30S ribosomal protein S16 has translation MPVKIRLQRHGKKGKPFYWMVAADSRSKRDGKFLEKIGTYNPNTNPATIELNLESAVAWLHKGAQPTDTARAILSYRGVMLKHHLDGGVRKGALTQEQADEKFAKWLEEKEAKINAKKEGLSNEEAEARAKALAAEKKVNEDRIAAAKQAEADAVAEASATEEGEESGAEEATEENNEETQA, from the coding sequence ATGCCTGTAAAAATCAGACTACAGAGACACGGTAAAAAAGGTAAACCTTTTTACTGGATGGTAGCGGCTGACAGCCGTTCCAAAAGAGATGGTAAATTCCTAGAGAAAATAGGAACTTACAACCCAAACACTAACCCTGCAACTATTGAGCTAAATCTTGAGAGTGCTGTAGCGTGGTTGCATAAAGGTGCACAACCTACAGATACTGCAAGAGCTATCCTTTCTTACAGAGGTGTAATGCTAAAACACCATCTAGATGGTGGCGTACGTAAAGGTGCCCTTACACAAGAGCAAGCAGATGAAAAATTTGCAAAATGGTTAGAAGAAAAAGAAGCTAAAATCAATGCTAAGAAAGAAGGTCTTAGCAATGAAGAAGCGGAAGCTAGAGCTAAAGCACTTGCTGCCGAGAAGAAAGTTAATGAAGATCGTATTGCTGCTGCTAAACAGGCAGAAGCAGACGCCGTTGCTGAAGCATCTGCCACTGAAGAAGGTGAAGAAAGTGGTGCTGAAGAGGCCACAGAAGAAAACAACGAGGAAACTCAGGCTTAA
- a CDS encoding M43 family zinc metalloprotease, giving the protein MKRILPQTLLVLLCFAFSIGANAQKKQQPKQARLFGKNITNEVQQCGTTEYEAFLQQKYPKRATTQKFEQWLAPKVNAVKAQRLASTATPQATNVVVTIPVVVHVIHNGDPVGTNENITAAQIASQITVLNQDFRKMIDTPGYNTNPVGADMEIEFCLAQRDPNGVASTGIVRYNLGGDEGWDMEDIESTLKPQTQWDPEQYLNIWVVDYVYTFIGELAGYAQFPTDSGLEGLDGLGEAEGAETDGVVVGHLYFGSSDIYPEGEYDIDRDKGRTASHEVGHFFGLRHIWGDGDCSQDDFCADTPDASMPNQGCPVSADSCPDAEGNDMIENYMDYTNGSCQNVFTMDQKDRMTAVLLNSPRRVSLTTSLGCEPGIVYNLDGSLNINSVSDGVCSNVISPSVILKNDGNNVMTSATISYYVDGGETSEYNWTGNLANGEETIINLPEFTLPTGEHTFNTEIVTVNGSVDDLTTNNSASSSFTIAGSFNTTQIIVTVMTDNYGNETIWALLDSNDEPIIGNIDFNNPNPADFYGNNQLYTQTIDVEDNQCYTFGIIDFGQDGICCDFGNGYYNVKTTDGTVIAEGGSFGQQERTPFGINTILSATNPTSLANSIKLYPNPANTIINISTNDASLPDSYAIYNSLGQLVGKGKVTSNSTSVDIATYANGMYFMTIVRGNTSETLRFVKQ; this is encoded by the coding sequence ATGAAAAGAATATTACCTCAAACACTATTGGTACTGCTATGCTTTGCTTTTAGTATTGGCGCTAATGCACAAAAAAAGCAACAGCCCAAGCAAGCCCGTTTATTTGGCAAAAACATAACAAACGAAGTACAGCAGTGTGGAACTACTGAGTACGAAGCTTTTTTACAACAAAAATACCCTAAGCGTGCTACAACTCAAAAGTTTGAGCAATGGCTTGCTCCAAAAGTAAACGCTGTAAAAGCGCAACGATTAGCTAGTACAGCAACACCACAAGCTACTAACGTGGTAGTTACCATACCTGTTGTAGTACATGTTATACATAACGGAGACCCTGTAGGAACTAACGAGAACATAACGGCAGCACAAATAGCATCGCAAATTACAGTATTAAATCAGGATTTCAGAAAAATGATTGATACACCAGGATATAACACTAATCCTGTAGGTGCAGATATGGAAATTGAATTTTGTTTGGCACAACGCGATCCCAATGGTGTTGCCTCTACAGGTATAGTACGCTATAATCTTGGTGGCGACGAAGGATGGGATATGGAAGATATAGAGAGCACCCTAAAACCCCAAACACAGTGGGATCCTGAACAATACTTAAATATTTGGGTTGTAGATTATGTTTATACTTTTATAGGCGAACTGGCAGGTTATGCACAATTTCCTACCGATTCGGGACTTGAAGGTTTGGACGGACTTGGAGAAGCAGAAGGAGCAGAAACAGATGGTGTGGTAGTAGGACATTTGTACTTTGGGTCTAGTGATATTTATCCTGAAGGAGAGTACGACATTGATAGAGATAAAGGACGTACAGCATCGCACGAGGTAGGTCACTTTTTTGGACTCAGACACATTTGGGGTGATGGCGATTGTAGTCAGGATGATTTTTGCGCCGATACACCCGATGCTTCGATGCCCAACCAAGGCTGCCCTGTAAGTGCCGATTCGTGCCCTGACGCTGAGGGGAATGATATGATTGAAAATTACATGGATTATACCAATGGTTCTTGTCAAAACGTCTTTACCATGGATCAGAAAGATAGAATGACAGCCGTATTACTTAACTCACCCAGAAGAGTTTCGCTAACCACATCATTAGGTTGCGAGCCTGGTATTGTTTATAATCTTGACGGTTCACTTAACATAAACAGTGTTAGCGACGGAGTTTGTTCTAATGTAATTTCACCATCTGTAATTTTGAAGAATGATGGTAATAATGTAATGACTTCGGCTACGATAAGCTACTATGTTGACGGAGGAGAAACTAGTGAGTACAACTGGACAGGAAACCTTGCTAATGGCGAGGAAACAATTATTAATTTACCTGAATTTACATTACCCACAGGAGAACACACGTTTAACACCGAAATAGTAACAGTAAATGGTAGCGTTGATGATTTAACCACTAATAATAGTGCCTCGAGCAGTTTTACAATAGCGGGTAGTTTTAATACCACTCAGATAATTGTTACGGTAATGACCGATAATTATGGCAACGAAACGATATGGGCATTACTAGACAGTAATGATGAGCCTATTATAGGCAATATAGATTTTAACAATCCCAATCCTGCTGATTTCTATGGTAACAATCAATTATATACGCAAACTATTGATGTTGAAGACAACCAATGTTATACATTTGGTATAATAGACTTTGGACAGGATGGTATATGTTGTGATTTTGGAAACGGTTATTATAACGTAAAAACTACTGATGGCACTGTTATAGCCGAAGGTGGTAGTTTTGGGCAGCAAGAAAGAACGCCTTTTGGAATAAACACAATTCTATCGGCTACTAACCCCACAAGCTTAGCTAACAGTATAAAATTATACCCAAACCCTGCTAACACAATAATAAACATTAGTACAAACGATGCTTCGTTACCCGACAGCTATGCTATATACAATAGCCTTGGGCAACTTGTAGGTAAGGGTAAGGTAACATCCAACAGCACAAGTGTAGACATTGCTACGTATGCTAACGGCATGTATTTTATGACGATTGTAAGAGGAAATACATCCGAAACACTACGCTTTGTAAAACAATAA
- the rimM gene encoding ribosome maturation factor RimM (Essential for efficient processing of 16S rRNA), with translation MRKEDCFYLGKIAKKFSYKGEVLIYLDTDEPELYENLESVFVEIDKHLVPFFIVSSSLHKNDFLRTRFEDINSEEDADRIMGAEIYLPLSQLPQLEGNKFYYHEIIGFTAEDERLGNVGVITGVNDNSAQPLFEIKKGTIEILVPMIDDFIVEVNRENKKIILNTPAGLIDLYLNE, from the coding sequence ATGCGTAAAGAAGATTGCTTCTATTTAGGTAAAATCGCTAAAAAATTCAGCTACAAGGGCGAAGTCTTAATCTATTTGGATACTGACGAACCCGAATTGTATGAAAATTTGGAATCAGTGTTTGTTGAAATAGACAAACATCTGGTTCCTTTTTTTATTGTAAGCAGTTCGTTGCATAAAAACGATTTTTTACGCACACGATTTGAAGATATTAACAGCGAAGAAGACGCTGATAGAATAATGGGAGCCGAAATATACCTACCATTATCACAGTTGCCACAACTAGAAGGCAATAAGTTTTATTATCACGAAATAATTGGTTTTACAGCAGAAGATGAGCGTTTGGGTAACGTTGGTGTTATAACAGGTGTAAACGATAACTCTGCACAACCACTTTTTGAAATTAAAAAAGGTACGATAGAAATACTAGTACCGATGATAGATGACTTTATCGTAGAGGTAAATCGTGAAAACAAAAAAATAATTCTGAATACTCCAGCAGGATTAATCGATTTATACCTTAACGAGTAA
- a CDS encoding acyl-CoA dehydrogenase family protein yields MKPDLFQAPDYYNVDELLTDEHKMVRDAAREWVKREVSPIIEDYAQKAEFPKQIIKGLADIGAFGPYIPEEYGGAGLDQISYGLIMQEIERGDSGVRSTASVQSSLVMYPIWKYGNEEQRKKYLPKLASGEFIGCFGLTEPDYGSNPGGMVTNYKDMGDHYLLNGAKMWISNSPFADIAVVWAKNEEGRIHGLIVERGMEGFTTPETHNKWSLRASATGELIFDNVKVPKENLLPNKSGLGAPLGCLDSARYGIAWGAIGAAMDCYDTALRYAKERVQFDKPIAATQLQQKKLAEMITEITKAQLLTWRLGVLRNEDKATTAQISMAKRNNVDMAINIAREARQMLGGMGITGEYSIMRHMMNLESVITYEGTHDIHLLITGMDVTGHAAFK; encoded by the coding sequence ATGAAACCAGATCTTTTTCAGGCACCAGACTATTACAATGTAGATGAGTTGCTAACTGATGAGCACAAAATGGTGCGTGATGCTGCCCGCGAATGGGTTAAGCGCGAAGTTTCTCCAATTATAGAAGATTATGCCCAAAAGGCAGAATTCCCAAAGCAAATTATTAAAGGACTTGCCGATATTGGTGCTTTTGGCCCTTATATTCCTGAAGAATATGGCGGAGCAGGACTCGATCAAATTTCGTATGGTCTTATCATGCAAGAAATAGAAAGAGGCGATAGTGGCGTACGTTCTACGGCATCAGTACAATCATCTTTAGTAATGTATCCCATCTGGAAATATGGTAATGAGGAGCAGCGCAAAAAATACTTGCCAAAATTAGCTTCGGGCGAGTTTATAGGCTGCTTTGGTCTTACTGAGCCTGACTACGGTTCTAACCCAGGAGGCATGGTTACCAATTATAAAGATATGGGCGACCATTATTTACTTAATGGTGCTAAAATGTGGATAAGTAACTCACCATTTGCTGATATTGCTGTTGTTTGGGCCAAAAATGAAGAAGGAAGAATACACGGGCTTATTGTAGAGCGCGGTATGGAAGGTTTTACAACACCCGAAACACATAACAAATGGTCGCTCAGGGCTTCGGCTACAGGCGAATTAATATTTGATAACGTAAAAGTCCCTAAAGAGAATTTGCTACCTAACAAATCAGGTCTTGGGGCACCACTAGGCTGCCTAGACTCTGCACGTTATGGCATTGCATGGGGTGCTATTGGTGCAGCTATGGATTGTTATGATACTGCTTTACGCTACGCAAAAGAGCGTGTACAGTTTGATAAGCCTATTGCAGCTACACAGCTACAGCAAAAAAAACTTGCTGAAATGATTACCGAGATTACCAAGGCACAATTACTTACATGGAGGCTTGGTGTACTTAGAAATGAAGATAAGGCTACTACAGCACAAATATCTATGGCAAAAAGAAACAACGTAGATATGGCTATAAACATAGCACGCGAGGCACGCCAAATGTTAGGTGGTATGGGTATTACAGGAGAATACTCTATAATGCGCCACATGATGAACTTAGAAAGTGTTATTACGTACGAAGGAACGCACGACATTCACTTACTAATAACAGGTATGGATGTTACAGGGCATGCTGCTTTTAAATAA
- a CDS encoding tRNA1(Val) (adenine(37)-N6)-methyltransferase → MPPFKFKQFSIAQDKCAMKIGTDGVLLGAWATIDNNPNSILDIGTGTGIIALMLAQRSNAEQIDALEIDDDAYEQAVDNFENSPWGDRLFCYHAGLDEFVEEMQGEEVYDIIVSNPPFYSEDYTTGNIQRDTARFTTSMPFEELAEAASLLLNPNRGIFSVILPYKEEENFITIAKAFNLHPNKITRVKGTPETAVIRSLMAFTKQATKNPVTDELIIETARHQYTPAYITLTKDFYIKM, encoded by the coding sequence ATGCCACCATTCAAATTCAAGCAATTTAGTATAGCGCAAGATAAATGTGCTATGAAAATAGGTACAGACGGTGTTTTACTAGGCGCTTGGGCTACTATTGATAATAATCCAAATAGTATTTTAGATATTGGTACTGGCACAGGTATTATAGCTCTTATGCTAGCACAACGAAGCAATGCTGAGCAAATAGATGCTTTGGAGATTGATGATGATGCATATGAACAGGCAGTAGATAATTTTGAAAACAGCCCTTGGGGTGACCGGCTATTTTGTTATCATGCAGGTTTAGATGAATTTGTGGAAGAAATGCAAGGTGAAGAAGTATACGATATTATCGTATCCAATCCTCCTTTTTATAGTGAAGATTATACTACGGGAAATATACAGCGCGACACGGCGCGTTTTACAACATCGATGCCGTTTGAGGAGTTGGCAGAAGCAGCCTCACTCCTACTTAATCCTAACAGAGGTATCTTTTCGGTAATATTACCTTATAAAGAGGAAGAAAACTTTATAACTATTGCTAAAGCGTTTAATTTACATCCGAATAAAATAACCCGCGTAAAAGGAACACCCGAAACAGCAGTAATACGAAGCCTGATGGCTTTTACAAAACAGGCAACAAAAAATCCTGTTACAGATGAGTTGATTATTGAAACAGCACGCCATCAATACACTCCAGCATATATTACGCTCACTAAAGATTTTTATATCAAAATGTAA
- a CDS encoding DUF6252 family protein — protein MKNFLSLIVLLLVVCSCEEDVQFNTPAVQALKDNELWKATEYSASIVGSSLTIEATNGFETVVLRTVSATPGTSFELGINETNKATYSLSADGVSSEYQTGTGIGNGLIEISDDPRETNISEGYISGTFRFNAADDSDELVNFQNGFFYRVPIQALP, from the coding sequence ATGAAAAATTTTTTATCACTTATAGTGTTGTTGTTGGTTGTTTGCTCGTGTGAGGAAGATGTGCAATTTAACACTCCTGCAGTTCAGGCATTAAAAGATAATGAGTTATGGAAAGCAACAGAATATAGTGCTTCAATTGTTGGTAGTTCACTCACTATAGAAGCTACTAATGGTTTTGAAACAGTAGTTTTAAGAACAGTAAGTGCTACACCAGGAACATCTTTTGAATTAGGTATAAATGAGACCAATAAAGCTACATATTCATTAAGTGCCGATGGTGTATCTTCAGAATATCAAACTGGTACAGGTATAGGAAATGGGCTTATAGAGATTAGCGATGACCCTAGAGAAACAAATATATCTGAGGGCTATATCTCAGGCACTTTTCGTTTTAATGCTGCAGATGATTCGGATGAATTAGTTAATTTTCAAAATGGATTTTTTTATAGAGTACCTATACAAGCACTACCTTAA
- a CDS encoding DUF3050 domain-containing protein yields the protein MNTETINKNILPQRELLLKHSLYSNVKTVADLKCFLEGHVYAVWDFMSLLKALQTKLTCTTTPWMPTGNPETRYLINEIVLAEETDVDAAGNRMSHFEMYIDAMKACKADTTEITAFLDNIVSTQNIFVSINQSDLHDGIKDFLSFTFRVIEHGKPHEIAAAFTFGREDLIPDMFTEIIKNFQESFPETNLDKLIYYFERHIELDGNEHGPMAMQMIEELCGNDSQKWQEVEEVSKLALEKRLGLWNAVEDHILHLDMAPI from the coding sequence ATGAATACAGAAACTATTAATAAGAACATACTCCCTCAGAGAGAACTCTTACTTAAGCACTCGCTTTACAGCAATGTAAAAACGGTAGCCGATTTAAAGTGTTTTCTGGAAGGGCATGTATACGCCGTATGGGATTTTATGTCCCTACTAAAAGCATTGCAAACAAAACTTACTTGTACTACTACACCTTGGATGCCTACAGGCAACCCCGAAACACGCTATTTAATAAACGAAATTGTACTTGCTGAAGAAACTGATGTTGATGCTGCTGGTAACAGGATGAGTCATTTTGAGATGTACATTGATGCTATGAAAGCGTGTAAAGCTGATACAACAGAAATTACTGCTTTTCTGGATAATATAGTAAGTACACAAAATATTTTTGTGTCTATAAACCAGAGCGATTTGCACGATGGTATTAAGGATTTCTTGAGTTTTACTTTTAGAGTTATTGAGCATGGTAAACCACACGAAATAGCAGCAGCCTTTACCTTTGGTCGGGAAGACCTTATTCCAGATATGTTTACCGAGATTATAAAAAACTTTCAAGAGAGTTTTCCTGAAACCAATCTTGATAAATTGATTTACTATTTTGAACGACATATAGAGCTTGATGGTAATGAGCATGGACCAATGGCAATGCAAATGATTGAAGAACTTTGTGGTAACGATAGCCAAAAATGGCAAGAAGTAGAGGAAGTATCGAAACTCGCACTCGAAAAGCGATTAGGGCTCTGGAATGCCGTAGAGGACCACATACTACACCTTGATATGGCTCCTATATAA
- a CDS encoding RNA recognition motif domain-containing protein, translating to MNIFVGSLPFSIEEADLRESFEAYGPVDSVKIITDRFTGRSKGFGFVEMPNDEEAQKAIDELNGATVEGRTIVVNKSEPKPQGERKGGNRNFGRDNNRGGGGYRGGNNHSSY from the coding sequence ATGAACATATTTGTTGGAAGCCTTCCATTCAGTATTGAGGAAGCAGATTTAAGAGAGTCTTTTGAGGCTTATGGACCAGTTGATTCTGTTAAAATTATAACGGATAGATTTACTGGTAGAAGTAAAGGTTTTGGTTTTGTAGAAATGCCAAACGACGAAGAGGCTCAAAAAGCTATTGATGAGCTGAATGGTGCAACTGTTGAAGGAAGAACAATTGTTGTAAATAAATCTGAGCCAAAGCCACAAGGCGAAAGAAAAGGTGGAAACCGTAATTTTGGTAGAGATAATAATAGAGGTGGCGGAGGTTACCGTGGTGGAAACAACCACAGCAGCTATTAA